The DNA region AGGttgcagccagctagctagctagcattaagtaGCATCATCAGTAGTGGTCTGATAGGttgcagccagctagctagctagcattaagtaGCATCATCAGTAGTGGTCTGATAGGttgcagccagctagctagctagcattaagtaGCATCATCAGTAGTGGTCTGATAGGttgcagccagctagctagctagcattaagtaGCATCATCAGTAGTGGTCTGATAGGttgcagccagctagctagctagcattaagtaGCATCATCAGTAGTGGTCTGATAGGttgcagccagctagctagcttgcattaAGTAGCATAATCAGTAGTGGTCTGATAGGTTGCAGccgggggggggggtagccatgGTGTGTGTTCCTTaccaccgggggggggggggggggggtagccatgGTGTGTGTTCCTTACCACCGGGGGGGGTAGCCATGGTGTGTGTTCCTTAccgccggggggggggggtagccatgGTGTGTGTTCCTTACCAccgggggggggggtagccatgGTGTGTGTTCCTTACCACCGGGGGGGGGTAGCCATGGTGTGTGTTCCTTaccaccgggggggggggggggtagccatgGTGTGTGTTCCTTaccaccgggggggggggggggggggggggggtagccatgGTGTGTGTTCCTTACcaccgtggggggggggggggggggtagccatgGTGTGTGTTCCTTaccaccggggggggggggggcatggtgtgTGTATCTTGTTTGCATCAATGATTTGTTTTCACCAGAATGCAATTAGCACATTTTAGTCAGAGATAATTTACTTTGTTTTAGTTAAAATCATTTTTCCTTTTTAGTTCTAGTTTTTGGGGGTCTATTTAGTCACTTACAGTCTCGTCAATTGCCTCAGAAAAATAGGGTGTGTTGAGGAATATTTTTCGTCACTGTAgttgatgaaatgaacactggtGTGAATGCACATGAGCTGGTATATATGTGTGgtgcgtgtgttgtgtgtgtacacGAGGGGAGTGAGCAAGCCTCTTTCGGTAAGTATGTGACTCAGACCGCTGACTGAAAAGTGTTCCCCAACTGTGCCTGTGAAAGTATGTCTCACTACATCTCAACTGGAGATGACTCTCCTATGGGCCTGTATTCATGTCTCTCACTCAGAGGAAATGTCATGAGTCACAATATGGGGTTAGAATAGGGGAGTGTGTGTTACTGGGCAACAATATGGGGTAGAGTAGGGAGTGTGTGTTAATGGGGGTAGAGTAGGGCCTGTGTGTTAATGGGGGTAGAGTAGGGCCTGTGTGTTAATGGGGGTAGAGTAGGGCCTGTGTGTTAATGGGGGGTAAAATAGGGCCTGTGTGTTAATGGGGGTAAAATAGGGCCTGTGTGTTAATGGGGGTAGAGTAGGGCCTGTGTGTTAATGGGGGTAGAGTAGGGCCTGTGTGTTAATGGGGTAGAGTAGGGCCTGTGTGTTAATGGGGGTAGAGTAGGGCCTGTGTGTTAATGGGGGTAGAGTAGGGCCTGTGTGTTAATGGGGGGTAGAGTAGGGCCTGTGTGTTAATGGGGGTAGAGTAGGGCCTGTGTGTTAATGGGGGGTAGAGTAGGGCCTGTGTGTTAATGGGGGTAGAGTAGGGCCTGTGTGTTAATGGGGGTAGAGTAGGGCCTGTGTGTTAATGGGGGTAGAGTAGGGCCTGTGTGTTAATGGGGGTAGAGTAGGGCCTGTGTGTTAATGGGGGTAGAGTAGGGCCTGTGTGTTAATGGGGGTAGAGTAGGGCCTGTGTGTTAATGGGGGTAGAGTAGGGCCTGTGTGTTAATGGGGGTAGAGTAGGGCCTGTGTGTTAATGGGGGTAGAGTAGGGCCTGTGTGTTAATGGGGGTAGAGTAGGGCCTGTGTGTTACTGAGCAACAATATGGACTGTTAATCATAGGGTCTGCTACATCTATTGATTCATGATGGAGTTATAGGTGGTATGTGAAACTAACCTTGGTTTatctctcctcctcgctctcgcCCTCCTCCTCGCTCTCGCCCTCCTCCTCGCTCTCCCCATCACTTCCAACAGAATGAGGACAGTCCCAGTCCAAAGCGTCAGAGACTATCTGGCCAATCAGTGCTGGATCTCTCCACGGTGGCcccaccctccaacccctctcCACCAATGAGGCCGTGGGAGCTGCCCCACAGTCGCAGACCTCCCCCTAACCCCCACCCCCATTACCACCAGGAGCGCTGCCATACACctgtcagacacagacacaggtaaGAGACTTACCTCACCTGGTACTGTGCTCTTTAGCTTGGTTACTTTGTTCGTTTGTTAGTTAGTCggctagccagccagtcagttagccagccagtcagttagctagccagtaagttagccagccagccagttagccagccacccagccagtcagttagccagccacccagccagccagccacccagccagccacccagccagccacccagccagtcagttagccacccagccagccagtcagttagccagccagttagccagccagccagccagttagccagccagccagtcagttagccagccagccagtcagttagccagccagccagccagttagccacccagccagccagttagccacccagccagccagttagccacccagccagccagttagccacccagccagccagttagccacccagccagccagttagccacccagccagccagccagccagttagccagccagccagttaaccagtcagccagtcagttaaccagccagttagccagtcagtcagtttggaatgctgagctctagtcaatATTGACCAGTaacaagatgatgatgatgatgatgatgatgatgatgattgtaaCTATGGTGATGACATATTGTGTTGATGTATGATACTATCAGAATGATGAAGacttatctctcctccctcctttcctccagtcctccagcgCGTCGCCAGCGTGGCCGTCTCTCCCGCACCCCCCgtcacctcccccctcctcctccccaccacccctcccctcctcccccctccatccgACTGGACCCCCAGGACCAAAGCTACcactacccccacccccaccagagctactctcacccccctcctcccccctacgGCCAGCCCCCAGCCCCTGCCGGTGGGGGCGTGGAGGAGCCTCGAGCGTTCCACCCCCCTGCCCTGTCTCCACGGTTACTGCACCCCGCTGTCCATCATTCCCATCAAGCAGCTCACCACCACACACAGCAGCAAGGAGCCATGGTCATGGACCTTCAggaacaggttagactgggagagggaggggcctatattaacaggttagactgggagagggaggggcctatattaacaggttagactgggagagggagggaggggcctatattaacaggttagactgggagagggatggaggagggggcctatattaacaggttagactgggagagggaggagggggcctatattaacaggttagactgggagagggagcgggcctatattaacaggttagactgggagagggaggagggggcctatattaacaggttagactgggagagggagggaggagggggcctatattaacaggttagactgggagagggaggagggggcctatattaacaggttagactgggagagggagcgggcctatattaacaggttagactgggagagggaggagggggcctatattaacaggttagactgggagagggagggaggagggggcctatattaacaggttagactgggagagggagggaggagggggcctatattaacaggttagactgggagagggagggggcctatattaacaggttagactgggagagggaggggcctatattaactggttagactgggagagggaggggcctatattaacaggtagactgggagagggaggggcctatattaacaggttagactgggagagggagggaggagggggcctatattaacaggttagactgggagagggaggagggggcctatattaacaggttagactgggagagggagggggcctatattaacaggttagactgggagagggagggaggagggggcctatattaacaggttagactgggagagggagggaggaggggggcctatattaacaggttagactgggagagggaggggcctatattaacaggttagactgggagagggagggaggagggggcctatattaacaggttagactgggagagggagggaggagggggcctatattaacaggttagactgggagagggagggggcctatattaacaggttagactgggagagggagggggcctatattaacaggttagactgggagagggagggagggaggggcctatattaacaggttagactgggagagggagggaggagggggcctatattaacaggttagactgggagagggagggagcgggcctatattaacaggttagactgggagagggagggaggagggggcctatattaacaggttagactgggagagggagggggcctatattaacaggttagactgggagagggagggggcctatattaacaggttagactgggagagggagcgggcctatattaacaggttagactgggagagggagggaggagggggcctatattaacaggttagactgggagagggagggggcctatattaacaggttagactgggagagggagggaggagggggcctatattaacaggttagactgggagagggagggggcctatattaacaggttagactgggagagggagggggcctatattaacaggttagactgggagaggagggaggagggggcctatattaacaggttagactgggagagggagggaggagggggcctatattaacaggttagactgggagagggagggaggagggggcctatattaacaggttagactgggagagggagcggggcctatattaacaggttagactgggagagggagggaggagggggcctatattaacaggttagactgggagagggagggggcctatattaacaggttagactgggagagggagggaggagggggcctatattaacaggttagactgggagagggagggaggagggggcctatattaacaggttagactgggagagggagggaggagggggcctatattaacaggttagactgggagagggagcgggcctatattaacaggttagactgggagagggagggaggagcgggcctatattaacaggttagactgggagagggagggggcctatattaacaggttagactgggagagggagggaggagggggcctatattaacaggtttagactgggagagggagcgggcctatattaacaggttagactgggagagggagcgggcctatattaacaggttagactgggagagggagggaggagggggcctatattaacaggttagactgggagaggagggaggagggggcctatattaacaggttagactgggagagggagcgggcctatattaacaggttagactggggagagggagggaggagggggcctatattaacaggttagactgggagagggagggggcctatattaacaggttagactgggagagggagggaggagggggcctatattaacaggttagactgggagagggagggggcctatattaacaggttagactgggagagggagggggcctatattaacaggttagactgggagagggagggaggagggggcctatataacaggttagactgggagagggagggaggagggggcctatattaacaggttagactgggagagggagggaggagggggcctatattaacaggttagactgggagagggagggggcctatattaacaggttagactgggagagggagggggcctatattaacaggttagactgggagagggagggaggagggggcctatattaacaggttagactgggagaggagggggcctatattaacaggttagactgggagagggagggaggagggggcctatattaacaggttagactgggagagggagggggcctatattaacaggttagactgggagagggagggggcctatattaacaggttagactgggagagggagggggcctatattaacaggttagactgggagagggagggggcctatattaacaggttagactgggagagggagggggcctatattaacaggttagactgggagagggagggggcctatattaacaggttagactgggagagggagggggcctatattaacaggttagactgggagagggagggggcctatattaacaggttagactgggagagggagggggcctatattaacaggttagactgggagagggagggggcctatattaacaggttagactgggagagggaggggggaggggacctGTGAGgcttatgatataaaatgctaacctccctggttattgtaatggtgagaggtcccatagggtggcgcacaattggaccagcgttgtccgggtttggccgtcattgtaaataagaatttgttcttcactgactttcctagttaaacaAAAActcttttaaaaatgtatatattaactctctctctctctccaacaggcctctgtcccagtctcctatatattatctctctctctctccaacaggcctctgtcccagtctcctatatattatctctctctctctccaacaggcctCTGTCCCAGTGTCctatatattatctctctctctctccaacaggcctctgtcccagtctcctatatattatctctctctctctccaacaggcctcagtcccagtctcctatatattatctctctctctctccaacaggcctcagtcccagtctcctatatattatctctctctctctccaacaggcctcagtcccagtctcctatatattatctctctctctctctccaacaggcctcagtcccagtctcctatatattatctctctctctctccaacaggcctcagtcccagtctcctatatattatctctctctctctctccaacaggcctcagtcccagtctcctatatattatctctctctctctctccaacaggcctcagtcccagtctcctatatattatctctctctctctctctctccaacaggcctcagtcccagtctcctatatattatctctctctctctctctccaacaggcctcagtcccagtctcctatatattaactctctctctccaacaggcctcagtccctgtctcctatatattaactctctctctccaacaggcctcagtccctgtctcctatataataactctctctctctctctccaacaggcctcagtcccagtctcctatatattatctctctctctctctccaacaggcctctgtcccagtctcctatatattatctctctctctctccaacaggcctctgtcccagtctcctatatattatctctctctctctccaacaggcctcagtcccagtctcctatatattatctctctctctctccaacaggcctcagtcccagtctcctatatattatctctctctctctccaacaggcctcagtcccagtctcctatatattatctctctctctctccaacaggcctctgtcccagtctcctatatattatctctctctctctctccaacaggcctctgtcccagtctcctatatatattaactctctctctccaacaggcctctgtcccagtctcctatatattatctctctctctctccaacaggcctcagtcccagtctcctatatattatctctctctctctccaacaggcctcagtcccagtctcctatatattatctctctctctctccaacaggcctcagtcccagtctcctatatattatctctctctctctccaacaggcctcagtcccagtctcctatatattatctctctctctctccaacaggcctcagtcccagtctcctatatattatctctctctctctccaacaggcctcagtcccagtctcctatatattaactctctctccaacaggcctcagtcccagtctcctatatattatctctctctctctccaacgggcctcagtcccagtctcctatatattaactctctctctccaacaggcctcagtccctgtctcctatataataactctctctctctctctccaacaggcctcagtccctgtctcctatataataactctctctctctctccaacaggcctcagtcccagtctcctatatattatctctctctctctccaacaggcctcagtcccagtctcctatatattatctcgctctctctccaacaggcctcagtcccagtctcctatatattatctctctctctctccaacaggcctcagtcccagtctcctatatattaactctctctctctccaacaggcctcagtcccattctcctatatattatctctctctctctccaacaggcctcagtcccagtctcctatatattaactctctctctctctctccaacaggcctcagtcccagtctcctatatattaactctctctctctccaacaggcctcagtcccagtctcctatatattatctctctctctctccaacaggcctcagtcccagtctcctatatattaactctctctccctaacaggcctcagtcccagtctcctatatattaactctctctctctccctaacaggcctcagtcccagtctcctatatatattaactctctctctctccctaacaggcctcagtcccagtctcctatatattaactctctctctctccctaacaggcctcagtcccagtctcctatatattaactctctctctctccaacaggcctCAGACCCAGTCTCCTATataataactctctctctctccaacaggcctcagtcccagtctcctatatattaactctctctctctccctaacaggcctcagtcccagtctcctatatattaactctctctctctccctaacaggcctcagtcccagtctcctatatatattaactctctctctctccctaacaggcctcagtcccagtctcctatatattaactctctctctctctccctaacaggcctcagtcccagtctcctaTACGGTGACTCCTGTCCCTTCTCATCATGGTCTGGTAGCTCCTCTATATACAGGACAGCACCTCCCTCCTGTCTGTTCCTCTCAACAACAGATCCCAGCATGCAGTGTGGTCTTCAGTACAGGACAACACTACCACCctgtgagtagagacagtagtgtgtgtgtgtgtgtgtgtggtcttcagTACAACACTACCACCctgtgagtagagacagtagtgtgtgtgtgtgtgaccacctTGGGTCTTAACGACAGTCCGTCAGCTATCATACCCGTCAGCTATCATACCAGTCTGTCTACCTATCATTCTACTCCTTGGTCTGGTACCAGTCTGTCtagctatcattccactccttggtctagtCTGGTACCAGTCTGCTATCATACCAGTCTGTCTAcctatcattccactccttggtctagtCTGGTACCAGTCTGCTATCATACCAGTCTGTCtagctatcattccactccttggtctagtCTGGTACCAGTCTGCTATCATACCAGTCTGTCTAcctatcattccactccttggtctagtCTGGTACCAGTCTGCTATCATACCAGTCTGTCtagctatcattccactccttggtctagtctggtaccagtcagctatcattccactccttggtctagtCTGGTACCAGTCTGCTATCATACCACTCCTTGGTCTAGTCTGGTACCAGCCTGTCAGCTATCATACCACTCCTTTgtctagtctgggtaccagtctgtctaGCCATCATTCCTGTCCCCTGGTGTAATGATGTTGCTATGCTTGTTGCTGTTTCCTGTCCCCCGGTGTAATGATGTTGCTATGCTTGTTGGTGTTTCCTGTCCCCTGTTGTAATGACGTTAATATGCTTGTTGGTGTTTCCTGTCCCCCGGTGTAATGATGTTGCTATGCTTGTTGGTGTTTCCTGTCCCCTGGTGTAATGATGTTGCTATGCTTGTTGGTGTTTCCTGTCCTCTGGTGTAATGACGTTGCTATGCTTGTTGGAGTTTGCTGTCCCCTGGTGGCAGAAATAATTAAATGCAGATATGTCATTGTCATTCACAGTATCAaacctcactttctctctctctctctctcagatactGGGGGCGTGTTCGGTGCAGCATTTACCTGTGCCCtactcctttccctccctcctctccaatgatcctcctttcctcctccccccctccccacctctctcaccacccccctcacctccctccaCCTGGACACTTCCTTCCCTTCCCGACACAACAGTCCAGATCGGTAAGAAACGCATCTCTCTTGATTTTCATTATAATCAGGAGTTGTATTTATGACGTTTTCTCCAAGGATCCAATCTAGTTTGTTTTTAATATCATGCAATAGATGTAATGACCAATCGTGTGCCGCCCTGTGGGACTACCCAGGCCCTTTAACCATTAAGGTAGTGGTGCCGTCCAGGCCCATAAGGTAGTGGTGCCGTCCAGGCCCATTAAGGTAGTGGTGCCGTCCAGGCCCATTAAGGTAGTGGTGCCGTCCAGGCCCATTAAGGTAGTGGTGCCGTCCAGGCCCATTAAGGTAGTGGTGCCGTCCAGGCCCATTAAGGTAGTGGTGCCGTCCAGGCCCATTAAGGTAGTGGTGCCGTCCAGGCCCATTAAGGTAGTGGTGCCGTCCAGGCCCATTAAGGTAGTGGTGCCGTCCAGGCCCATTAAGGTAGTGGTGCCGTCCAGGCCCATTAAGGTAGTGGTGCCGTCCAGGCCCATTAAGGTAGTGGTGCCGTCCAGGCCCATTAAGGTAGTGGTGCCGCCCAGGCCCATTAAGGTAGTGGTGCCGCCCAGGCCCATTAAGGTAGTGGTGCCGCCCAGGCCCATTAAGGTAGTGGTGCCGTCCAGGCCCATTAAGGTAGTGGTGCCGCCCAGGCCCATTAAGGTAGTGGTGCCGTCCCTATGACCCTTCATAGCACTTTTTGTATGCTTATGACCCTACATAACCCTTTGTATCCCTGTCATAGCCGTTGCAGAGGATAGAGAACGAGGTGGAGCTGCTTGGAGAGCACCTGTCTGTGGGAGGGGGGTTCAACTACCCTCATGGAGgacaccacccctcctccctgcccccctccacacccctccaGTTCCTGTCTCATCACGACTCCCTGTCACAGGAGCTGTTCGGAGTGGTAAGACGCCCTCCCCCAACCCCCAGTACCTCGCTCACCCTTCCTGTCTCATCACGACTCCCTGTCACAGGAGCTGTTCGGAGTGGtaagacgcccccccccccccaacccccagtACCtcgctcaccccccccccccccccccccacccctccagtTCCTGTCTCATCACGACTCCCTGTCACAGGAGCTGTTCGGAGTGGTAAGacgcccccccccaacccccagtACCTCGCTCACCCTtcctccccccccacccctccagtTCCTGTCTCATCTCGACTCCCTGTCACAGGAGCTGTTCGCACATACCTCATGCTAGCCATCAACACTCCTACCCAATGGCTGTCTTGCACGGCCACTCGTTTAAGTAtttataatggatccccattagttcctgttgccaaggcagcagctactcttcctggggtttattatggatccccattagttcctgccaaggcagcagctactcttcctgggatttaatatggatccccattagttcctgccaaggcagcagctactcttcctggggtttattatggatcaccattagttcctgtcaaggcagcagctactcttcctggggtttaatatggctccccattagttcctgccaaggcagcagctactcttcctgggatttattatggatccccattagttcctgccaaggcagcagctactcttcctggggtttattatggatccccattagttcctgccaaggtagcaggtactcttcctgggatttattatggatccccattagttcctgccaaggcagcagctactcttcctggcatttattatggatccccattagttcctgccaaggtagcaggtactcttcctgggatttattatggatccccattagttcctgccaaggcagcagctactcttcctgggatttattatggatccccattagttcctgccaaggcagcagctactcttcctggggtttattatggatccccattagttcctgccaaggcagcagctactcttcctggggtttattatggatccccattagttcctgccaaggcagcagctactcttcctgggatttaatatggatcaccattagttcctgccaaggcagcagctactcttcctggggtttattatggatccccattagttcctgccaaggtagcaggtactcttcctggggtttattatggatccccattagttcctgccaaggtagcaggtactcttcctggggtttattatggatccccattagttcctgccaaggcagcag from Oncorhynchus kisutch isolate 150728-3 unplaced genomic scaffold, Okis_V2 scaffold1215, whole genome shotgun sequence includes:
- the LOC109885995 gene encoding LOW QUALITY PROTEIN: E3 ubiquitin-protein ligase RNF38-like (The sequence of the model RefSeq protein was modified relative to this genomic sequence to represent the inferred CDS: inserted 2 bases in 1 codon), coding for PPRSRPPPRSRPPPRSPHHFQQNEDSPSPKRQRLSGQSVLDLSTVAPPSNPSPPMRPWELPHSRRPPPNPHPHYHQERCHTPVRHRHSPPARRQRGRLSRTPRHLPPPPPHHPSPPPPSIRLDPQDQSYHYPHPHQSYSHPPPPPYGQPPAPAGGGVEEPRAFHPPALSPRLLHPAVHHSHQAAHHHTQQQGAMVMDLQEQASVPVSYTVTPVPSHHGLVAPLYTGQHLPPVCSSQQQIPACSVVFSTGQHYHPILGACSVQHLPVPYSFPSLLSNDPPFLLPPSPPLSPXPPHLPPPGHFLPFPTQQSRSPLQRIENEVELLGEHLSVGGGFNYPHGGHHPSSLPPSTPLQFLSHHDSLSQELFGVPYPHFMPRRITGRRYRSQQTVPPPPYHPGFLPYFLSMLPVGPTVGPTISLELDVDDGEVENYEALLNLAERLGEAKPRGLTKADIEQLPSYRFNPNNHQSEQTLCVVCMCDFESRQLLRVLPCNHEFHTKCVDKWLKANRTCPICRADASEVHRDSE